A stretch of DNA from Gemmatimonadales bacterium:
CCGCGCGCGCACCACCCCCCAGGTGGCCAGGTAGGTCGCGAGGCCCACCGCCGCCGTCAGCAGCATCAGGCGGTGGCGCGTCATCCGGTCGGCGATCTGGTCGTACAGCACCACGGTGGCGGCGGAGGCCACGCCGTACACGACGAACATCCACGGCAGGGCGGCGAGCGAGTAGCGGCTGAGGAACAGCGTGTCGCGGACGGTGCGGCCGAGGAAGAACACGGCCGACGCCAGGAACAGGTGGAGGAACAGGAGCGCGGTCCGGCGGGCCTCGCCGGGCCGGATCTGCAGGACCGCCTCCAGCAGGTCGTCGAAGGCGGCGCGGGGGCGGCTCACCGGCCCCGCCCGCCCGCCGGTTGCCGCCCGGCGCCGCCCGGTGAATACTCGGCCCATGTCCCTCGACGACCTGCTCGACCGCAACCGCCGCTGGGCCGAGGCGCGGCGCGAGCGCGACCCGGGGTTCTTCGCGCGTCTGGCGCTCGGCCAGCAGCCGCGCCTGCTGTGGATCGGGTGCTCGGACTCACGCGTGCCCGCCGAGGAGATCCTGGGCTGCGGCCCCGGCGAGCTTTTCGTCCACCGGAACGTCGCCAACATCGTGACCGGGCACGACCTCAACCTCGCCGCGGTGCTCCAGTACGCCACCGTCAACCTGGGCATCGCCGACGTGGTGGTGTGCGGCCACTACGGCTGCGGCGGCATCCAGGCGGCGTGCGCCGCGCAGCCGCCCGGGGGCGAGCTGGGGGAGTGGCTGGCCGTCGCCCGCCGGGCCAGGCTGGCCGTGGACCGCGGGCTCGAAGAGGAACGGCACACCCTCCCCGAGGAGGACTACCACCGCCGGGTGGTCGAGGAGAACGTGCGCCTCCAGATCGAGCGCCTCTCGCGCCTGGACGTGATCCGCCGCGGAACGGCCGGGCGGCCGGGTGCGCCGCGCCTGCACGGGTGGGTGTACGACATCGCCACCGGACTCGTCAAGATCGTCGTGTCCGGCGATACTTAACGCTGCCTGGCATGACGCTTGCTGCGACGCGGGAAGGCAGGACGCCCCCGCGACAGGCATCCGGTTTCGCCCCGAGAGCAAGGTGCCGCAATGCCCAAGGACACGTTGACCATCACCGACAACCGCACCGGCGCGAGCTACGAGATCCCGGTCGCGACCGGCACGATCAAGGCGATGGACCTGCGCCAGATCAAGGCAGGCGCCGACGACTTCGGCCTGATGACCTACGACCCGGCGTTCATGAACACCGCGTCGTGCCACAGCGCCATCACCTACATCGACGGTGA
This window harbors:
- a CDS encoding carbonic anhydrase, with translation MSLDDLLDRNRRWAEARRERDPGFFARLALGQQPRLLWIGCSDSRVPAEEILGCGPGELFVHRNVANIVTGHDLNLAAVLQYATVNLGIADVVVCGHYGCGGIQAACAAQPPGGELGEWLAVARRARLAVDRGLEEERHTLPEEDYHRRVVEENVRLQIERLSRLDVIRRGTAGRPGAPRLHGWVYDIATGLVKIVVSGDT